A DNA window from Bradyrhizobium barranii subsp. barranii contains the following coding sequences:
- a CDS encoding ATP-grasp domain-containing protein: MQHPVSAPIGVTVPNYADRIGFAQLTRQAFEGVDLQPLRDQLVTRITEGAAHAGEGLDLSLIVQLLGDKAAGLAIQSEVLTFHQLFRTPAAAPKPGLRVLALAADIDMGGNTPIEFLLEGSDFELLTLYVTKDVGLPETLPDHDVAIVVASDSEECRETLALIEKAAPRWPRPLLNRPDLIGNLDRDKLYRLLAGIPGLEIPSTIHATRAQLTDLAQGRIACEDIAGELRFPMIARPRGTHAGVGLAKLDDAPALAAYLAEREEQDFFVARFVDYASPDGLYRKYRLAMVDGKPYACHMAIADRWDIWYLNAYMAFSEEKRAEEAVFMLDFDHAFAARHKAALDEMSRRVGLDYFIFDCAENQNRELLVFEADNTAVVHNMDPPVVFPYKPPQMRKIFAAFTAMLSRHAGEGKASAA; encoded by the coding sequence ATGCAGCATCCAGTTTCCGCGCCGATCGGCGTGACCGTGCCGAACTATGCCGACCGCATCGGCTTTGCGCAGCTGACGCGCCAGGCGTTCGAAGGTGTCGATCTGCAGCCACTGCGCGATCAGCTCGTCACGCGGATCACGGAAGGAGCAGCGCACGCGGGCGAAGGCCTTGACCTATCGCTGATCGTCCAGCTACTCGGCGACAAGGCGGCGGGGCTGGCGATCCAGTCGGAGGTGCTGACCTTCCATCAATTGTTTCGCACGCCCGCTGCGGCTCCGAAGCCCGGCTTGCGCGTGCTCGCCCTTGCGGCCGACATCGACATGGGTGGCAACACGCCGATCGAATTCCTGCTCGAAGGCTCCGATTTCGAGCTGCTGACGCTCTATGTGACCAAGGATGTCGGCTTGCCTGAAACGTTGCCCGATCACGACGTTGCCATCGTGGTTGCATCCGATTCCGAGGAATGCCGGGAAACACTGGCCCTGATCGAAAAGGCTGCGCCGCGCTGGCCGCGGCCGCTGCTCAATCGCCCCGATCTCATCGGCAACCTCGATCGCGACAAGCTGTATCGGCTGCTGGCCGGCATCCCTGGTCTCGAGATTCCATCGACCATCCACGCGACGCGCGCGCAATTGACGGATCTCGCGCAGGGCCGGATCGCTTGCGAGGACATCGCCGGCGAATTACGCTTTCCGATGATCGCGCGGCCGCGCGGCACGCATGCCGGTGTCGGGCTCGCGAAGCTCGACGATGCGCCGGCACTCGCGGCCTATCTCGCCGAGCGCGAGGAGCAGGATTTCTTCGTCGCGCGCTTCGTCGATTATGCGAGCCCCGACGGGCTCTATCGCAAATATCGTCTCGCCATGGTCGACGGCAAGCCCTACGCCTGCCACATGGCGATCGCCGATCGCTGGGACATCTGGTATCTCAACGCCTACATGGCGTTCAGCGAGGAGAAGCGGGCTGAAGAGGCCGTCTTCATGCTGGACTTCGACCACGCCTTCGCCGCGCGCCACAAGGCCGCGCTCGACGAGATGAGCCGGCGCGTCGGCCTCGATTATTTCATCTTCGATTGCGCCGAGAACCAGAACCGCGAGCTGCTGGTCTTCGAAGCCGACAACACCGCCGTCGTGCACAACATGGATCCGCCGGTCGTGTTTCCGTACAAGCCGCCGCAGATGCGCAAGATCTTTGCCGCGTTCACGGCGATGCTGTCGCGGCACGCAGGAGAGGGCAAGGCGAGCGCAGCATGA